Within Aricia agestis chromosome Z, ilAriAges1.1, whole genome shotgun sequence, the genomic segment CTCTACCAGTCTGAAAATATTTACATCTTTTGAAATTTAAAAGTATCCGAATATTTTTAATGTCacctttttatataaataatatgctatattttttttgtaacaagtCACATATGGTCGCAACTCGCAAAATAACCGCTTTATTTCTacaaaatcgaccaagtgcgtgtcgggccacgcgtaaTATATAGTTCCGTAGTAAGTACCacagattaatataatatgtagctgtaagtaggtacctaccgctagtttttgaaaatttttgtatggtcaatgtacgtacatttataacgtgttttacactactaacaacatcatctcagttactttcaaaggaatttgaacgaaaagttcctttatagtttatacttcgccgaatacattttagttgatcgactattactcaataacttatttttttaaatatattttatttatttcaaaaacttaaaaactaatacattttaaacctcgccaaaccaaagtttaagaggataccacagcggctagagaaatgaaaaaaaagtacgtgtaatatctatagctgtctcccttacctcaagcctataccgcagaacgcgatagagacaactgcagaaaatccagaaaatcaacgattcgttgtcccctgattccttctccaaaacttaaccgatttaagtacttttttcattaaagattaaaaaaaggcttgagctgtgttcctatgttttgctttttttgtataatctatccaaatctgttttctggacgtttgaacacagtggaaaatctggccatttttttgggtttttgaacgttcatatcttatttaataattaaattatgaaaaaaaagaaaacatagggacattgtattagtggccgtagatattcaggaaaaaaattataactctactagcattatccagggaggaaacaggggacaacgtttgtatggaaaaaatggcggtgtggaatcctcttaacggcGAGATACGCTctaaagtcttcttagccgtgatagttttcctttctaatctatactaatattataaatgcgaaagtatctctgtctgtctgtctgtctgtctgtctgtctgtctgtctgtctcgctttcacgccaaaactactgaaccgattgcaatgaaattttgtacacagttattctagagtctgagaaaggacataggctacattttgatgtgggaaaatatcttatttccatgaaaatatcgatgaaaatttattcgcattgcgcaggccagcgctcatcccgggggtcctgggttcgagtcccgcaggcggaacaagttttcaatgttcctgggtcttggatgtgtattaaaataatatttcaaaaatcttaaatatattttatgtataatattataaaaaatccagaaatatatcgatgcaatttagttctaatacgattcaacagatggcgttttattttttacttaaatatattttatgtatctatacttctatactaatccatactaatattataaatgcgaaagtatctctgtctgtctgtctgtctcactttcacgccaaaaactaatattataaatgcgaaagtatctctgtctgtctgtctgtctgtctgtctgtctgtctcgctttcacgccaaaactactgaaccgattgcaatgaaattttgtacacagttattctagagtctgagaaaggacataggctacattttgatgtgggaaaatatcttatttccatgaaaatatcgatgaaaattacttcgcattgcgcgtggccagcgctcatcccgggggtcctgggttcgagtcccgcaggcggaacaaaaagttttcaatgttcctgggtcttggatgtgtattaaaataatatttcaaaaatcttaaatatattttatgtataatattataaaaaatccagaaatatatcgacgcgatgcaatgaacattttagttctaatacgattcaaaagatggcgcttttttttttacttcgttggaacatagaactaatcatacttattagttattatgtttttgtttatagtttttaatacgttagaatattatgtttaataatattatcacttgctataataataatcaatctatcttatcttatagaactcctactgcatttctaaggagttcgagtgtgttgtgttggcctatattccatccagaaaaaatatcaatgcaatcaacattttaattctaatatatgaaaacagatggcgctttattttttacttcattattataacagaactaatcatacctactttattatatattattgtttttattcataactagctgttgcccgcgacttcgtccgcgtggactttagtttatagcgcgcggtgtcaacaaaatgtgtgtcaaatttaaaaactttttaaaaccctggtaagtggtacccctcttagggccgcgctacaccggaatggcagcgctgaaagtgctcgcctcgccgctgccattccggtgtagcgcggcccttaattaatcaaaatacccaaaaacagctgtgcagtgtgcacataatctgtactaatattatgaatgcgaaagtatctctgtctgtctgtctgtctgtcagtctcgctttcacgccaaacgccaaaactaccgaaccgattgtaatgaaattttgtataccgatagtctaaagcctgagaaaggacataggctacttttttactggaaaaaagggttgtaagggtcgtaaatttgttcaaaaaattcataatagatggcgccgtgcgtcttctacatcgcgctgacgcttgctcaaaagtctttctataagaggtggtatcatcttacatttaagtctcgatttttttcgatttgttatatctattctacggtattaaataactcagtactttatctgtgcaggcagtgacgtaaccttaagaccaaatttcaccaacgactgttaaagttaatgctcgaattagtatcacgttagctgttttgtttttcatatgaatgaaagagaagacaggatattttaacaagctgttaacactaacagacgttggtgaaattggggctaaacctatcaatgataaatagtttatgggtaaagttgtgtaattggggggctaaataagctttaaaatttggcataatatataaagtttaacatacaaaaatgaagtacttattgtttgcagactgcacagctgtattgatttaagggataccagggtttttttataaaagcttttgacaccaattttgttgacatcgcgcgctataaactgaagtccacgcggacgaagtcgcgggcaacagctagttcagcatatttcctactctcgtgaatttttcacatttccagaagcaaccgtttagctattagaagggggacactggactaacgattttttccactttaaaacttaatatttcacaaaatggatccctaaatcggaaaatgatctatgaataactcataatatttttaaaatccctATCCAAAGACATctcacacgatggggtgggcgcgaaaaaaaaatcatccccgcttgtgTAGGgcaggtaccataaaaaaattttttttaaaatattttatgtaccattttgtcggcctTATtaatacacagacagacagacagacagacagacagacagacagacagacagacagacagacagacagacagacagacagacagacagacagacgacagACAGAGCGCCTCAGCTTCATTGATAGTATTTCGTTAATAAATGGTTTTAATAAGCAACTAATATAAGTGCGATATGCAACAACTGCAATATTACCTGTTAAAATACTCCTCGTCAACTTTGGACTTGGGTCGGAGAGAGGTCAACATCCGCCACTCTATGGGTACAGCGCACAGCTCGTCAAACTTTAATCCCCGCATTTCCACTGGCACGGGGTCCATGAACGTGAAGTGTTTCTCCTCGTACCCATGCGTGCCGAGTTTCTCATACTCCCTTATTTCTTTACGTGGCGTTTTGGTCTTTTGGTCTTCGGGcttgtcttttatttttatgtccTCCGGTTTgacctaaaatattaatatttattgttgaaATTTTCTTGTTAAAAGTTTACATAAAAAAGTTTATTGATGTGGCTCACTTGACAGATTAAGGCCAATgaacaaagagaatataatcactacgttttagcCAATGAACTCTCAacagagttttttttattagtagatTTATTTTCGTCTTCGTTTTTTTTCGAAAAGCAGTAACTACTCAATACTTATAAGTTTCAactacttttaaaattaatttagtacATTAATAATACCGAATGTTGCAAGTTTGAGTCACAAATCATCTACAATACTTGTATTTATATTTACCTTTTCTGGTCGAGTTTTGAATTCTGGAACCTTGTCTAGAACGGCTCTGTATTCCTCTGCAGTGTTTATGACGACTTTGGACAAGTCAAGAATTGGGGCTTCGTCTTTCTTTTTATCGAACAAGTCGTCCATATTGAGTACTACTATCagggtaaaaatataaatgctacTAAGCAACTTAAGTCTATTGACTAAACTTACAAATGCGCTTCCTTGGTGATGTGTGATCAATATTACTAGGCAATAAATTTACATTGCTCTAaatttattttgctctataacttAGTCTTATAATATTTACTCTGATCTGAGATTATCTCACTATTGCTATTGTCTTTTTTGTTGGTCACATTTCTTTCTATTTTCTTATCGATATCGGACAAGTATTTTTTGTCATTGTCGTCGCTCCATAGCTTTCTACTACCGTATTTATCGTTGATAAACTTCTGAGAAAGCGTCAGTCGCTTGGACAATGATATTTTTGGGGATTTCTTCTCATTTTGAGACAGCGCGTTTATATCTAGAGAGTTACTGAGAGGTTCGTTTGGATTCAGTGGAGTGACGTCTTGGCTGTGTCGTTTTGTCCTCCAGAAGAATTGACTTATTGAGTTCCGTGGTTTATTGTGATGCTGAAATTTATCATGCTCTAAAGGCGGGCTCGGAGACCGACTGTCATCACTCGACTGTGAATACTGTCGAGGCTGCGGTCGATACTTTTGTCGCATCTTTCGTTTCTGAACGTAAAATGGGTCCTTCTCGCTTTGCTTCTTGTACTGAGCTATCGGTTTGTTAGCACCCCATTTTGGTCTATTTTCGATTTCTTTCTTATATCTCTCTTCGGACCGTCGCCGGTCTCTTTTCAATGTGTTTCTATGATCATCGGGAGCATTTTCATCTATAGTAGCGTAATCTCTATACATTTTTTCAGTCTCCTCATTTTGTAGCTTATTGCAAGTACTAGATTCATCTGTTTGTGTTGAAGCATCTTTGAGTCGCCCGCTACGATATTTTCTAGGAGTTAGTATTCTCTCAGTACCATTATTTTCGTTAATATCATAGGAATTTAAGCTAACACTACAGCATTCAGGTTGCTTTATATTCTGCGGCAGTAGTACAGCTAACTGAATGTTATTTGGATTTTGAGTATTAACTATTTCTCCGTTCCCTGTGATGCCTATTGGTAGGATATTGATTTGCTTGTCTGCTAGAGCTAGGGGTTGTATATTGTGAATATATAAGTTTAAACTACTCGGTGCTATAGATCGTGGTGAGTTGAATGCGCTAGTTTGATGTGAGTTGTTTTCTTTGTTATGACTTGTGGCAGTAGTTGGCACGTTGTAGGTTCTATTAGATTTTGTTGGACTCAGTGTTTTGCTAGGACTCGAAAGTCTAGTCTCGTTATCGTTGTCGTTCGTAGCTAATATGTTTTCATTCGAGAGATTTGTGTCAGCATTTCTTCTGAGACAATTGAACCTCTTTTCTTTCTCCTGTTTCGCTCTTCTCTCGGCTTCTTCTAATGCCTTCTTTAAAGTGTCCAGCTTGCGTTGCTCTAACGACTGCTTTTCGAGGGTCTTCCTCTTTTCTTCTTCGAGACGGATCCTGTCCTCCTCCTGCTGTCTCTGTATTCTTAGTTCTTCTAAGCGTTCTTCTTTCAATTTTCTCAGTCTTTCTTCTTCCCTTCGTTTCTCTTGCTCCTCCAATTGACCCAATATCGCCGACTGCAATTCTAGTGCCTTAATACGTTTATTTTCTCTTTGCGCTTTTACTTCTGGTTCGATAGGAACATTTTGTCCTCTTAGAAAGGtcctgaaatatttttaatgttgttaatTCATAAAATAACAATTCAATTTCGtagttattattatgttcatCAGACTACGAAAAAATTCATTCATTCTTAAAATTACGACGTAGGTATTTAACGTGAGAAAGCCAACCTTCCTTCATCACTGCCGTTGTACGAGGATCGATCGCAGTCCAACCCTGAGTTAGAACCCCTCGGGTCGAAAACGACGTCAGAGGTGTTATCCATAATATTGTTCAGTCCTCTCTCCACCCAGGATGGAGTACCTTTTTTATGGTTTTGCATCTGAGAAATCAACaactcttttaaaatattttactacttaGCTTTAAAACGAAGTATGTATAGGTGGGTCtatcagaatctgatggcaaattttgaaggcagattttcaaaaaatatccttgatcattggataaaattttgtataattgCATGTTTCatacacagaataagccgctataaggaaaaaaaggatcaaaatgttttattccaattaccccgccGCGCTGTTGCTagagtcaatattttattttctcactttttgccatcagattctggtagacctatataatTAGCTTTTGTATCTCATCTTTCATCgttattatttttgtagttatttttcaTAAATCATCTGGTACGTCTAACTAGAATAAAAGTTCACAAGTCTACTAAATAgactcataaaatataaaaaaagtattaaattattcaATACAATAGATAGAATCAATAAACATTGAACCGAAAGTCATTCCTATGATAGCCTGACGATAAAAGATTTCTACAAACGTAAATGCAGCAACATAATATGCAGTTAGTATAGTTTTGAAAACGCGACAATAACTTTTGCTGCAAGCATTCCTAATGGCGAAAATTGTGTTTAAAGACGTCCGCAATTTCAGAGGAGTTACAAAATATGTGTTTCCTATCTTTTTTCTTCTAAAACCTTGAACACATAAATAATAACgaatattaggtataatatataagtaagaTCATTAAATCAAATCATAGTTGTGCTATATGTTGTAACGGACGAACGTAGTTTAGGCGAAAAAAGCCGTATATCTACGCATCACACCACGTCCGTCCGGCCTTCTGCttgacatattatataaaatgtgccagaatgataattatatttgaagtgtacaaagGGAATAAGAGGCGAAAAACTATTCACCATTCGATTGATTacgattaaaaatgtaattcagcgtctactcttatttgacagactgtacctgTGGCAATCGCTCATTAGGCGCGGTGGGCTCCCACAGTCGGCCGGTAGCCACCCCCCTGTCCCCCCACCGCGGCCGCCCTTCCTCCCCAGAACGCGCCGACAACGCGCCTTCAGCAGTTGACCTCTTCCTACAATTTGACCTCGTGCGTTATTGATGAAGGACAGTTGATGACCTTTGTAAGGGCGTTAGCTTTGTTTTTACCATAGAGACTAGAGTTCACCGTACACGGATACAGGCTTTTGATTTTTATCGGAAAACCCATTAAGATTGATTTCTTCGGTTAATGTTATTGTTAACGAAGGTATTGGAGTCCAAACAGCGAATTTGTGTATGAAAAAAAGCCagagaatttttattttgattaagtaagtaagtatcttAAATGTGGTTAACTGTggtacttgatctgtcaagttaattggtggatagcctattcgtcacttatcaggaagtggtaaaacaggcccttaatgtggTATCACCTACACGGCCTACGCCTTTGCAGctgcattttattatttttgaaggaAATTTTTCCTCACCTCCCATCCTTTTCCTCCTGCCAGGCCACAACGACGTCACTCTGGTTGGGGTTGCTGTAGAACTTCCTGCAGTTCTTGTGGTTGACCGTCTCACTGCCGTAGCCCGACGTATCACCTTCCGCATCCTCATCGTAGAACGAAAATCTTTGGACGCTCGAAACGTTTCTATTGTAGCTGTCTTTCCGTTGAGTATTCTCAAGCACCGCTCGTCCGTGATCAATATTGTAAATAGGCGGCAGGCTCGGACTTCTGTGCCGTCTCAACGGCTCCTGGTATTCGTACGTCTGATGCAACTCCAGCGAACTGGCGAACTGGTTCCGCACGTTCAGGCGGTTTTTGTATCTCTCCCCGGAACCCCAAGGTAGATACAGATTCGACATCTCCGCTGAAACAACGCACGCGGAATGAGGGaaagtttttcaattttttcacCCTACATGGAAACTGAAGGGTTTAAGGTTTAATCGATAatgtattaagtaaataaaaatgcaaGGGGTTCGCCTGATAATGTAACGTTCTGTTCGTGACGTCAAGCACTTATTTTCTAGCTTTTAGGTCTAATCGATCAAcgtctattttaatttttagtggTAATTCATGGTAGTAAAAAACTACAGCTgacatttgtatattttataattttaaatttacaagttacaatgtacgttttgatattatgtaatattataaattataatactaccTACTTATTTGCTTGGAACTACCGGGAccataaaacattttatgaaaatctgTAATTTGGTCTAAgtttgttaaactaatattatgtattctgtgtctAAGTTAAAAAACTCAAATGTACACTTGGTACGATTTGATTTTCACTCACTTTCGCCCATACTAGTTGTAGAAACTAAACAGAATTTATAAAATCAAGTTACCGTGTCGTTCCAGTGAGAAGagataaaagtaaaattttagaaaatatgttAACGAAA encodes:
- the LOC121739483 gene encoding uncharacterized protein LOC121739483 — protein: CLVILITHHQGSAFVSLVNRLKLLSSIYIFTLIVVLNMDDLFDKKKDEAPILDLSKVVINTAEEYRAVLDKVPEFKTRPEKVKPEDIKIKDKPEDQKTKTPRKEIREYEKLGTHGYEEKHFTFMDPVPVEMRGLKFDELCAVPIEWRMLTSLRPKSKVDEEYFNRLVELGKSELRTKARDKRELPKNNMTKRMKNRAGVTETRIVTCQECGEEYCNGKTCFISNYDMFVRLKLDVEPKSRAAPATKTRRLRRRARRKRSKSAATYKPNTRKSGTRSDTDI
- the LOC121739261 gene encoding PH domain-containing protein DDB_G0287875-like, yielding MRGRLHSIVWTACEEAVCAMLTVGKSVSLVQQKKQQWAQERAEMSNLYLPWGSGERYKNRLNVRNQFASSLELHQTYEYQEPLRRHRSPSLPPIYNIDHGRAVLENTQRKDSYNRNVSSVQRFSFYDEDAEGDTSGYGSETVNHKNCRKFYSNPNQSDVVVAWQEEKDGRKRSTAEGALSARSGEEGRPRWGDRGVATGRLWEPTAPNERLPQMQNHKKGTPSWVERGLNNIMDNTSDVVFDPRGSNSGLDCDRSSYNGSDEGRTFLRGQNVPIEPEVKAQRENKRIKALELQSAILGQLEEQEKRREEERLRKLKEERLEELRIQRQQEEDRIRLEEEKRKTLEKQSLEQRKLDTLKKALEEAERRAKQEKEKRFNCLRRNADTNLSNENILATNDNDNETRLSSPSKTLSPTKSNRTYNVPTTATSHNKENNSHQTSAFNSPRSIAPSSLNLYIHNIQPLALADKQINILPIGITGNGEIVNTQNPNNIQLAVLLPQNIKQPECCSVSLNSYDINENNGTERILTPRKYRSGRLKDASTQTDESSTCNKLQNEETEKMYRDYATIDENAPDDHRNTLKRDRRRSEERYKKEIENRPKWGANKPIAQYKKQSEKDPFYVQKRKMRQKYRPQPRQYSQSSDDSRSPSPPLEHDKFQHHNKPRNSISQFFWRTKRHSQDVTPLNPNEPLSNSLDINALSQNEKKSPKISLSKRLTLSQKFINDKYGSRKLWSDDNDKKYLSDIDKKIERNVTNKKDNSNSEIISDQSKYYKTKL